The proteins below are encoded in one region of Candidatus Binataceae bacterium:
- a CDS encoding amidohydrolase family protein yields the protein MPNGKLIIDADGHILEPEDLWQNYLEEKFRARAICIRRDEAGLEFLEYDGKPAALMRHGVLHTLGAMGRNADELKPSRERTYRNTAPFGAMDMKERVALLDREGIDKAILYPTIGLLWEAEVEDPELSAAYCRAYNRWIADFCRDSDGRLVPVAHLSLLDVPAAVAELERAVKDGCRGAFVAPFNHLRKAHGHPDYDPLFARFQELDVAYGIHPTFEPASLASRRFEGLGASIWYRQVTACHSAQVAFTTLFSFGVFDRFPKLKTVVLESGAGWIGYWVDRMDALYEVPINRAPLKHEPSHYIRSQCWLSADPDERAIAGLSRFIGEDRFFWASDFPHQDHGGHYMKELTELMAAMPPSAAAKLAGQNVAAVYGI from the coding sequence ATGCCCAACGGAAAATTGATCATCGACGCCGATGGCCATATTCTCGAACCCGAGGATCTTTGGCAGAATTATCTGGAAGAGAAATTCCGCGCGCGTGCGATTTGTATCCGACGCGACGAGGCGGGGCTCGAGTTTCTCGAGTACGACGGCAAGCCCGCCGCGCTGATGCGGCACGGTGTTCTTCACACCCTGGGTGCGATGGGGCGCAACGCAGACGAGTTGAAACCGTCGCGCGAGCGCACCTATCGCAACACCGCTCCGTTCGGCGCGATGGACATGAAGGAGCGCGTTGCGCTGCTCGATCGCGAAGGTATCGACAAAGCGATTCTTTATCCGACCATCGGTCTTCTGTGGGAAGCCGAGGTCGAAGACCCCGAGCTCTCCGCCGCATACTGCCGCGCCTATAACCGCTGGATCGCGGACTTCTGCCGCGACTCGGACGGCCGCCTTGTTCCTGTCGCGCATCTGTCGCTGCTCGACGTTCCGGCCGCGGTCGCGGAGCTGGAGCGCGCGGTGAAAGACGGATGCCGCGGCGCCTTCGTTGCGCCGTTCAACCATCTGCGCAAGGCGCACGGGCATCCCGATTACGATCCGCTGTTTGCCAGGTTCCAGGAACTCGACGTTGCCTACGGCATCCATCCGACCTTCGAACCGGCCTCGCTAGCGTCGCGGCGCTTCGAGGGCCTCGGCGCGTCAATCTGGTATCGCCAAGTAACTGCGTGTCATTCGGCGCAGGTCGCCTTCACGACGCTCTTCTCGTTCGGCGTCTTCGACAGATTTCCAAAGCTGAAGACGGTAGTGCTCGAATCGGGCGCCGGCTGGATCGGCTACTGGGTCGATCGCATGGATGCGCTCTACGAGGTGCCGATCAATCGCGCTCCGCTGAAGCATGAGCCGAGTCATTATATACGCAGCCAGTGCTGGCTCTCGGCCGATCCCGACGAGCGCGCGATCGCCGGCCTCAGCAGGTTCATCGGCGAAGATCGATTTTTCTGGGCGAGCGATTTCCCGCACCAGGACCACGGCGGTCATTACATGAAGGAGCTCACCGAATTGATGGCGGCGATGCCGCCCTCGGCCGCGGCCAAGCTTGCCGGTCAGAACGTCGCGGCGGTGTACGGAATCTGA
- a CDS encoding FAD-dependent oxidoreductase, with amino-acid sequence MKANHAVVIGSGIGGMCAARVLSDHFERVTLIERDELPEGAAHRKGVPQSRHPHGLLDRGRRELSVLFPGLEDDLHKRGGHDLDAGLELATLNPEGWAKRRDTGHPMLFASRLLIESVIRDRIKANPRIKMVEETQVTGLVLEHGDTPRVTGVDIRSLKDESFGRIDADLIVDCSGRSSRAPEWLARHGYAEPELEVVDGQAGYSTCWYQAPPADQRPAGWWWKGIFLNPSMKPKRDEDYYFALVLPIEGDRFLLTLASWGDRPLPADHESFASLCGKLRSPIVAEALAISKPISPIFHRRGMQNSWRHYENWSGPAGFICVADAVCAFNPVYAQGMTSASVCAQILGKLVSEMDPRDPAFPSTFFKRQAEFVKQPWDLSVARDKQALGQGSTNEGMGQAWERIMREGGSVPVIAEALFNVINLNRPAASLMTDSEFLAAVNEIMQRPPRPPIDPEDVPPYPSAEIHGPSQKGTNAS; translated from the coding sequence ATGAAAGCAAACCATGCCGTCGTGATTGGCAGCGGTATCGGCGGGATGTGCGCCGCCCGCGTGCTGTCCGATCACTTCGAGCGCGTAACCTTGATCGAACGCGACGAGTTGCCCGAAGGCGCCGCCCATCGCAAGGGCGTGCCGCAGAGCCGCCATCCTCACGGCCTGCTCGATCGCGGGCGCCGCGAACTGAGCGTGCTGTTTCCGGGTCTCGAAGACGACCTGCACAAGCGCGGCGGCCATGACCTCGACGCCGGCCTCGAGCTGGCGACGCTCAACCCCGAAGGATGGGCGAAGCGCCGCGACACCGGTCATCCGATGCTGTTCGCGAGCCGCCTCCTCATCGAGTCGGTGATTCGCGATCGCATCAAGGCCAACCCTCGAATCAAGATGGTCGAGGAGACCCAGGTCACCGGCCTCGTGCTCGAGCATGGCGATACGCCGCGCGTCACCGGCGTTGACATCCGGTCACTCAAGGATGAGTCGTTCGGCCGAATCGATGCCGACCTGATCGTCGATTGCAGCGGGCGCAGCTCGCGCGCGCCGGAATGGCTGGCGCGCCACGGCTACGCCGAGCCGGAGCTCGAAGTCGTCGATGGTCAGGCGGGGTACAGCACCTGCTGGTACCAGGCGCCGCCGGCCGATCAGCGTCCCGCGGGATGGTGGTGGAAAGGCATCTTTCTTAATCCCTCGATGAAGCCGAAGCGCGATGAGGATTACTACTTCGCCCTGGTGCTGCCGATCGAGGGCGATCGTTTCCTGCTGACGCTCGCGTCGTGGGGCGATCGTCCGCTGCCTGCCGATCATGAATCGTTCGCGTCGCTTTGCGGCAAGCTGCGCTCGCCGATCGTCGCCGAGGCGCTCGCGATCTCAAAACCGATTTCGCCGATCTTCCATCGCCGCGGAATGCAGAACTCGTGGCGTCACTACGAGAACTGGAGCGGCCCCGCCGGATTCATCTGCGTCGCCGATGCCGTGTGCGCGTTCAATCCCGTCTACGCGCAGGGCATGACGAGCGCGTCGGTGTGCGCGCAGATTTTAGGCAAGCTCGTGAGCGAGATGGATCCGCGCGACCCGGCATTTCCAAGCACCTTCTTCAAGCGACAGGCCGAGTTCGTGAAACAGCCGTGGGATCTTTCGGTCGCGCGCGACAAGCAGGCTCTAGGTCAGGGAAGCACCAACGAGGGCATGGGCCAGGCGTGGGAACGAATCATGCGCGAAGGCGGCAGCGTTCCGGTCATTGCCGAAGCGCTCTTCAACGTGATTAATCTCAACCGCCCAGCCGCGTCGCTCATGACCGACAGTGAATTTCTCGCCGCCGTCAACGAGATCATGCAGCGTCCGCCGCGGCCGCCGATCGATCCCGAGGACGTGCCGCCGTATCCATCCGCTGAAATCCACGGTCCATCACAAAAAGGAACCAACGCTTCATGA
- a CDS encoding LLM class flavin-dependent oxidoreductase, whose amino-acid sequence MNDVIRPNRLHAGIFLAPFHPVDEDPTLALRRDIELIEHLDRVGFDEAWIGEHHSAGYEIIASPELMIAAAAERTQRIRLGTGVISLPYHHPLTVANRIVQLDHMTRGRAMFGVGPGLLPSDAEMLGIPVSKQRDRMAESLDVILRLVAGEIVTEQTEWYTLKEARCQLLPYTRPRPEFAVASTFTPSGGKLAGRYNVGMLCVAASQQAGYDVLGTNWQIATEVAREHGREMDRSVLRLVAPMHIAETREQAMRDVKFGLTKWIDYFSAINPTATGDDLGAKDPAEAMVESGRAVIGTPDDAAEMIEKLEKQSGGFGCILMLAHNWANFEATKKSYEMFARHVLPRFNGSNVARDASLTWTRAHGAELMGKALKAASETVQKHFAEQAAKQKH is encoded by the coding sequence ATGAATGATGTAATCCGGCCCAACCGCCTGCACGCAGGAATCTTTCTCGCCCCGTTTCATCCGGTGGACGAAGACCCGACGCTCGCACTGCGTCGCGATATCGAGCTGATCGAGCATCTCGATCGCGTCGGCTTCGACGAGGCCTGGATCGGCGAGCATCATTCGGCCGGTTACGAAATTATCGCGTCGCCTGAGCTGATGATCGCGGCCGCTGCTGAGCGCACACAGCGGATTCGCCTCGGCACCGGAGTTATCTCGCTGCCGTATCATCATCCACTGACAGTGGCGAATCGCATCGTGCAACTCGATCACATGACGCGCGGGCGCGCGATGTTCGGCGTTGGCCCCGGGCTGCTGCCCTCGGACGCCGAGATGCTTGGAATCCCCGTATCGAAGCAGCGCGATCGCATGGCGGAGTCGCTCGACGTGATCCTGCGCCTGGTCGCGGGCGAAATCGTGACCGAGCAGACGGAATGGTACACGCTCAAGGAAGCGCGATGTCAGTTGCTCCCATACACGCGGCCGCGCCCCGAGTTTGCAGTCGCCAGCACGTTCACTCCGTCGGGCGGCAAGCTCGCGGGACGTTACAACGTCGGGATGCTGTGCGTCGCGGCCTCGCAGCAGGCGGGCTACGACGTGCTCGGCACCAACTGGCAGATCGCAACCGAAGTCGCGCGTGAGCATGGCCGCGAGATGGATCGCTCGGTGCTCCGTCTCGTCGCGCCGATGCATATCGCGGAGACACGCGAGCAGGCGATGCGCGACGTCAAATTCGGCCTCACCAAGTGGATTGACTATTTCTCCGCGATCAATCCGACTGCGACCGGCGACGATCTCGGCGCGAAGGATCCCGCCGAAGCGATGGTCGAATCGGGCCGCGCCGTGATCGGCACTCCCGACGATGCGGCTGAAATGATCGAAAAGCTGGAAAAGCAGTCAGGTGGCTTCGGCTGTATCCTGATGCTCGCGCATAACTGGGCGAACTTCGAAGCGACCAAGAAATCCTACGAGATGTTCGCGCGTCACGTGCTGCCGCGCTTCAACGGCTCGAATGTCGCGCGCGATGCATCCCTGACCTGGACGCGCGCGCACGGCGCAGAGCTGATGGGCAAGGCGCTGAAGGCCGCGTCCGAGACCGTGCAGAAGCATTTTGCCGAGCAGGCCGCGAAGCAGAAGCATTAG
- a CDS encoding alpha/beta hydrolase, which yields MASSTWPQGRSVALAPRANQGAINLVVHEQGEGPAVIFCHGFPELAYSWRHQLPAVAAAGFRAIAPDQRGYGDSSAPAAVTDYGLTELTGDLVGLLDSLKIDRAIFVGHDWGGFVAWAMPVLYPERTAGVIGVCTPYMAMPQTSFMRALVNNKEERFYILWFQEPGRAESVMDPKARLIFDRLMRAPADIAEATRRMNASGELDMNPFRRIEDLQPETPLIVTAEELDHYVKVYEKTGFRGGINWYRNIDRNSREHPEVGTKKLELPCLMITAAWDVALRPQMAAGMPALCSDLEMRNIERAGHWVQQEFPNEVNTLIVDWLKKRFSK from the coding sequence ATGGCTAGTTCGACGTGGCCGCAGGGCCGCTCAGTCGCGCTCGCGCCGCGCGCCAACCAGGGCGCGATCAATTTGGTCGTCCACGAGCAGGGCGAGGGTCCCGCTGTGATCTTTTGCCACGGCTTTCCCGAGCTCGCTTATTCGTGGCGGCATCAGTTGCCTGCGGTCGCGGCCGCGGGCTTTCGCGCGATCGCTCCGGATCAGCGCGGCTACGGCGATTCGAGCGCGCCTGCCGCCGTTACTGACTATGGCCTCACGGAGCTTACCGGCGATCTCGTCGGCCTGCTCGATTCGCTCAAGATCGATCGCGCCATTTTCGTCGGCCACGATTGGGGCGGCTTCGTCGCATGGGCGATGCCGGTGCTGTATCCCGAGCGCACCGCCGGCGTGATAGGAGTATGCACTCCCTACATGGCGATGCCGCAGACGTCGTTCATGCGCGCGCTCGTCAACAATAAAGAGGAACGATTCTATATTCTCTGGTTCCAGGAGCCCGGACGCGCCGAAAGCGTGATGGATCCGAAGGCGCGGCTGATCTTCGATCGCCTGATGCGCGCGCCTGCCGATATCGCCGAAGCCACCAGGCGCATGAATGCGAGCGGCGAGCTCGACATGAATCCGTTTCGCCGCATCGAGGATCTACAGCCCGAGACCCCGCTGATAGTCACTGCTGAGGAACTCGATCATTACGTAAAGGTGTACGAGAAAACCGGATTTCGCGGCGGTATCAACTGGTATCGAAATATAGATCGCAACTCTCGCGAGCATCCCGAGGTAGGGACGAAGAAGCTGGAACTGCCCTGTCTCATGATTACCGCCGCGTGGGACGTTGCGCTGCGCCCGCAGATGGCAGCTGGAATGCCGGCGCTGTGCTCCGACCTCGAAATGCGCAATATCGAGCGCGCAGGCCATTGGGTGCAGCAGGAATTTCCAAACGAAGTGAACACTCTTATCGTCGACTGGCTGAAGAAGCGCTTCAGCAAGTGA
- a CDS encoding amidohydrolase family protein: MSQAKFAIRNATIVDGTGAAAFKGDVAVDNGKIAAVGKFDGSAEKEIDAGGHVLSPGFIDVHTHFDPQLCWDRLATPSLEHGVTSVVVGNCSLSLAPVRAGASRKLIKMFGKIEDIKEPTFDAGVPFKWESFGQYLDFIKPGLGINVGALVGHSALRYYVMGAESQERIATDDEIKQMCDLLEGAMSDGAIGMSTSYVDIDENNRPVPSRLADMREKIALCKAMAKSGRGTLQTVPYFIDPVQHIKNIEELAELSLASGVFCTVAPIVYSPAAPEQYKRYLEKLDEERARGAKVFGQSMTRSFNINIRLSETSFLLYGLPSWNAIMQLPVAERVAAFADPASRQKLVTQAERGIAPMLHASVVGEVYSKANEELKGRRLSEIAKERGQPISDVMLDIAVADDLQTEFQLNDFIHADANIVAQILDHPSIHIGASDAGAHVAQFCGAGDTSDLLARFVREFGKLKLERAIHRITAEPADAWGIRNRGRIAVGAAADLTLFDPTTIARGEEVFVHDFPGGGNRYIRHARGIDKVIVNGELVVDNGKYTDARAGQII, from the coding sequence ATGAGTCAGGCAAAGTTTGCAATTCGGAATGCAACTATCGTTGATGGAACCGGCGCGGCGGCCTTCAAGGGCGATGTCGCCGTCGACAACGGCAAAATTGCCGCGGTCGGAAAGTTCGACGGCTCGGCCGAGAAAGAAATCGATGCTGGCGGCCATGTGCTGAGCCCTGGCTTCATCGACGTGCATACTCACTTCGATCCGCAATTGTGCTGGGACCGCCTGGCGACGCCGAGCCTCGAGCATGGCGTGACTAGTGTCGTGGTCGGCAACTGCTCGCTGAGCCTCGCTCCGGTCCGCGCGGGCGCGAGCCGCAAGCTCATCAAGATGTTCGGCAAGATCGAGGACATCAAGGAGCCGACCTTCGACGCGGGCGTGCCGTTCAAGTGGGAGAGCTTTGGGCAGTATCTTGATTTCATCAAGCCCGGCCTTGGAATCAACGTCGGCGCGCTCGTCGGACATTCCGCGCTGCGCTACTACGTCATGGGCGCCGAGAGCCAGGAGCGCATCGCGACCGATGACGAGATCAAGCAGATGTGCGACCTGCTCGAAGGCGCGATGAGCGATGGCGCGATCGGAATGTCGACTTCGTATGTCGATATCGACGAGAACAATCGGCCCGTGCCCAGCCGCCTCGCCGACATGCGTGAGAAAATCGCGCTTTGCAAGGCGATGGCCAAGAGCGGACGCGGCACTTTGCAGACCGTGCCGTACTTCATCGACCCCGTGCAGCACATCAAGAATATCGAGGAGCTCGCCGAGCTGAGTCTCGCCAGCGGCGTGTTCTGCACCGTGGCGCCGATCGTTTACAGTCCGGCCGCGCCCGAGCAGTACAAGCGCTACCTCGAAAAGCTCGACGAGGAGCGTGCCCGCGGCGCGAAGGTCTTCGGCCAGTCGATGACGCGCAGTTTCAATATCAATATCCGGTTGTCAGAAACCTCATTTCTGCTTTACGGCCTGCCGTCGTGGAATGCGATCATGCAGCTTCCGGTGGCCGAGCGTGTCGCGGCGTTCGCCGATCCCGCATCGCGTCAGAAGCTGGTCACGCAGGCTGAGCGCGGTATCGCGCCGATGCTCCACGCCTCGGTCGTGGGCGAGGTCTATTCGAAGGCCAACGAGGAGCTGAAGGGCCGCCGCCTGAGCGAAATCGCGAAGGAGCGCGGCCAGCCGATCTCCGACGTGATGCTCGACATCGCCGTCGCCGACGATCTGCAGACCGAGTTCCAGCTCAACGATTTCATCCACGCCGACGCCAACATCGTCGCGCAGATCCTCGACCATCCGTCGATTCATATCGGCGCTTCGGACGCAGGCGCGCACGTCGCGCAGTTCTGCGGCGCGGGCGACACCAGCGATCTGCTCGCGCGTTTCGTGCGCGAGTTCGGCAAGCTCAAGCTCGAGCGCGCAATCCATCGCATCACCGCGGAACCGGCAGATGCGTGGGGAATCCGCAATCGCGGCCGGATCGCGGTCGGCGCGGCGGCCGATCTCACGCTGTTCGA